A region from the Sphingomonas brevis genome encodes:
- a CDS encoding M13 family metallopeptidase, whose product MSVVSLRDFRAIRTSMLLAAAPLALMAAPAGAAIKAAAAASTSGNVHYGTWGVDLKSRDLKTNPGDDFERYASGTWMDVTDIPADKSSNSVGSDVNDRNQDRLQSIVTSSAKDSQLGALYASYMDEPLLEKLDAAPLKTDLARVDAIKSKAEFSQFMATTFSDFGATLFGAGILPDPANPTINLVFMGTSGMGLPDRDYYLLPKYKPQLDAYRAYIQRTLELTDTPNASASADTILAFETEIAKLSWPVADQRDIDKINNPMTPEQLAGYAPGFDWNRYLADTRLVAPKLIVADNSAVKALAALYDQTPLETLKLWERFKVADQASDYLSKRFVDSKFEFTKQLSGAKELRPRWRRGIGQVDARLGEVLGKTYVERYFPASDKAQMEQLVANLKAAAAKRIQGNSWMEPATKQAALAKLARMDVMVGYPDKFRDYSKLVMKPDDLYGNVKRSSAFEWDYQLSDLGKPVDRKKWAMSPATVNAYNGGLENKIVFPAGILQPPLFDPTADAAVNYGAIGAVIGHEIMHGFDDQGRKIDATGAVRDWWTPTDAERFKKLTDELGKQYASYEAAPGVFINGSLTMGENIGDMSGLEVAYEAYKISLGGKPAPVIDGLTGDQRFFLAFAQAWRGEQRPEAIKTQVASDPHSPRRFRVIGPLRNLDAWYQAFNIQPGSKFYIAPDKRVRIW is encoded by the coding sequence ATGAGTGTTGTAAGCCTGCGCGATTTCCGCGCCATCCGGACATCGATGCTGCTGGCGGCGGCGCCGCTGGCCTTGATGGCGGCACCAGCCGGAGCCGCCATCAAGGCCGCCGCGGCAGCCTCCACCAGCGGCAACGTTCATTACGGGACCTGGGGCGTCGACCTCAAATCGCGCGACCTCAAGACCAACCCGGGCGACGATTTCGAGCGCTACGCCAGCGGCACCTGGATGGACGTCACTGACATTCCCGCCGACAAAAGCTCGAACAGCGTCGGATCGGACGTAAACGACCGCAATCAGGACCGGCTGCAGTCGATCGTCACCAGCTCCGCCAAGGACAGCCAGCTGGGCGCGCTTTACGCCAGCTATATGGACGAGCCGTTGCTCGAAAAGCTCGATGCGGCGCCGCTCAAGACTGACCTGGCGCGGGTCGATGCCATCAAGAGCAAAGCCGAATTCAGCCAGTTTATGGCGACGACTTTCTCCGATTTCGGTGCGACGCTATTTGGGGCCGGCATTTTGCCCGATCCGGCTAATCCGACGATCAATCTCGTTTTCATGGGGACGTCGGGAATGGGCCTACCCGATCGCGATTATTACCTGCTCCCCAAATATAAGCCGCAGCTAGACGCCTACCGGGCCTATATCCAGCGCACCCTGGAACTGACCGACACACCAAATGCATCGGCCAGCGCGGACACGATACTGGCGTTCGAGACCGAGATCGCCAAACTGAGCTGGCCGGTCGCCGACCAGCGCGACATCGACAAGATCAACAATCCGATGACGCCGGAACAGCTCGCCGGCTACGCGCCCGGCTTCGATTGGAACCGCTACCTGGCCGATACTAGGCTGGTGGCGCCGAAGCTGATCGTTGCAGACAATAGCGCAGTGAAGGCGCTGGCCGCGCTCTACGATCAAACTCCCTTGGAAACGCTGAAGCTGTGGGAACGGTTCAAGGTCGCCGACCAGGCGTCGGATTATCTTTCGAAACGCTTTGTCGACAGCAAGTTTGAATTCACCAAGCAGCTAAGCGGCGCGAAGGAGCTTCGGCCGCGCTGGCGCCGGGGAATCGGGCAGGTCGACGCGCGGCTCGGCGAAGTGCTCGGCAAAACATATGTCGAACGCTATTTCCCGGCTTCCGACAAGGCGCAGATGGAGCAGCTGGTCGCGAACCTGAAGGCGGCCGCCGCCAAGCGCATCCAAGGCAACAGCTGGATGGAGCCGGCGACTAAGCAAGCGGCCCTGGCCAAGCTTGCCAGAATGGACGTGATGGTCGGCTACCCCGACAAGTTCCGCGACTATTCGAAGCTGGTGATGAAGCCGGACGATCTTTACGGTAACGTCAAGCGCAGTTCGGCGTTCGAGTGGGACTATCAGCTAAGCGACCTTGGCAAGCCGGTCGATCGCAAGAAATGGGCGATGAGCCCGGCAACGGTGAACGCCTACAACGGGGGCTTGGAAAACAAGATCGTTTTCCCGGCCGGCATATTGCAGCCACCGCTGTTCGACCCGACGGCCGACGCGGCGGTCAACTATGGCGCGATCGGCGCGGTCATCGGCCACGAGATCATGCACGGCTTTGACGATCAGGGCCGCAAGATCGACGCGACCGGCGCGGTTCGCGACTGGTGGACCCCGACCGACGCCGAGCGGTTCAAGAAACTGACCGATGAGCTCGGCAAGCAATATGCATCCTATGAGGCCGCGCCGGGCGTGTTCATCAACGGCAGCCTGACGATGGGCGAGAATATCGGCGACATGTCGGGGCTTGAGGTGGCGTATGAAGCCTACAAAATCTCGTTGGGCGGAAAGCCTGCTCCGGTGATCGACGGCTTGACCGGCGACCAGCGCTTCTTCCTGGCGTTCGCCCAGGCTTGGCGCGGTGAACAGCGTCCTGAAGCGATCAAGACGCAGGTCGCGTCCGATCCGCACAGCCCGCGGCGCTTCCGCGTGATCGGACCCTTGAGGAACCTCGATGCCTGGTACCAGGCGTTCAACATCCAGCCGGGTTCGAAATTCTACATCGCGCCGGATAAGCGCGTCCGGATCTGGTAG
- a CDS encoding CAP domain-containing protein: MSASIPLPGNSVTDALKAGPEPLKPKGRVKLPGSSEPSAISRLSICEKAQVARARSSPAAPGLEAQCAAQQADLNALAARGEVIAGQDPLATELLKGQSDDHARFGFLVGLGTWDRQTASGPGKDQKRSQLAIDEQGGFDTAAAFSLARNGNSELLGIGEAIAATDSRVARMRTYQPTVLYRMGFDIATGLFGDPAKGAKGNTATGPGSTKIRDGFNQTGQAGFDKSVKLHLSRNYLAPRPSEEELVEAAANANAAILAEVEIMISDYRGQHGQGPVTLDAALMKIATAHATRMADEDQVAHDLPGEGSFTQRLAAGNFQGARAYEALFAGPMTATLSDVLNSWEKSPVHDRNLLAPGVSRIGIFAAHGEQGSKYGTYWTLVLGELSAFPPPNDGVGGGAVGNR, encoded by the coding sequence GTGAGCGCATCTATCCCGTTACCCGGCAATAGCGTCACTGACGCACTGAAAGCGGGCCCTGAGCCGCTCAAACCCAAGGGCCGGGTGAAACTGCCCGGGTCGTCCGAACCGTCCGCCATTTCCCGCCTATCGATTTGTGAAAAGGCGCAAGTTGCGCGGGCACGAAGTTCACCCGCTGCACCCGGTCTCGAAGCTCAATGCGCCGCCCAGCAGGCCGACTTGAACGCCCTTGCCGCCCGGGGCGAAGTCATCGCGGGGCAGGATCCGCTGGCGACGGAGCTGCTTAAAGGGCAGTCCGACGACCATGCCCGGTTCGGGTTTCTGGTTGGACTGGGGACCTGGGACCGGCAAACGGCGTCAGGTCCGGGAAAGGACCAAAAACGAAGCCAATTGGCGATCGACGAGCAAGGCGGATTTGACACTGCCGCGGCGTTCTCACTGGCCCGCAATGGCAATTCGGAGCTGCTTGGAATTGGGGAGGCGATCGCGGCAACCGATTCAAGAGTTGCTCGTATGCGGACCTATCAACCAACCGTGCTCTATCGGATGGGTTTTGATATCGCCACCGGGCTCTTCGGCGATCCTGCCAAGGGAGCGAAGGGCAATACCGCAACCGGTCCCGGCTCGACGAAGATCCGCGATGGCTTCAACCAGACAGGACAAGCCGGGTTCGATAAGTCGGTGAAGCTTCACCTAAGTCGCAATTATCTTGCGCCGAGACCCAGTGAAGAGGAGCTCGTTGAGGCAGCCGCGAATGCCAACGCGGCCATATTGGCCGAGGTTGAAATCATGATCTCCGACTATCGCGGGCAGCATGGGCAGGGACCCGTCACCCTCGATGCGGCGCTGATGAAAATCGCAACGGCCCACGCAACGCGCATGGCCGACGAGGACCAAGTGGCACACGACCTTCCCGGCGAAGGCAGCTTCACGCAACGTTTAGCGGCAGGCAACTTCCAGGGAGCCCGGGCCTACGAAGCCCTTTTCGCCGGACCAATGACAGCGACCCTATCGGACGTTCTCAACTCCTGGGAAAAGTCGCCAGTGCACGACCGTAATCTGCTTGCCCCGGGGGTATCCAGGATCGGCATTTTTGCCGCACATGGCGAGCAAGGCAGCAAGTATGGGACCTATTGGACGCTGGTTCTTGGCGAGTTGTCCGCATTCCCGCCGCCCAACGATGGCGTGGGCGGCGGCGCCGTCGGAAATCGATGA